The sequence CCCATCATCGTGGTTGATTCCATCGATATCACCACCCCGCCGGGCGAGCGGGTGCAAACCGATGAGCGCTCCTATCAGGTGCGCGGCTCGGTCATCGGCACGCTGCAAACGGGCGGGTCCTACGTGCCGGAGCGCGCGTCGTATGAGTCGACCATCGAGATGCAGCGCGAAAACGGCGAGTGGCGCATCTCCGATCTGCCGGCCGGCGTGGTTATTGAGCGCAACGAGCTGCGCAATCAGTACCAGCCGAACTCCCTGTACTTCATGGACAAGACCGGGCAGGCGCTGGTCTCGGATCGGCGGTGGATTTACGGCGGGCAGGATCAGCTCGATACCGAGCTCATCACGTTGCTCATGCAGGGCCCGTCGGAGGATCTCAAACCGGCGGCGTCCACGGCCGCGTCCGAGGGAGCGGCGTTCGCCGGTATCGAGGACGGCACGTACCAGTTCACCGGCATGAGCAAAATGAGCGAGAAGGATCGGCTGCACTTCGGCGCGCAGTTAACCTGGACTTTGGCCAGCGCGGGTATTCCGGCCCCGTACCGGGTCAGCGTGGATGGCGCGCCGCTGGCCGAGGGCCTGGAGGAGCTCCAGCCCGACGACTTTGCTGATCTCAACCCGCGCGAGCCCAACGACACCATCCAGCCGCTGTTCGCGCTGCACGAGGGCAACCTGCTCAAGGTGGGCTCGGACAAGGCGGAGCCGCTCCCTGACGGGCTGGGTACGGGCGGCGACATCCAGTCGGCGGACATCAGCAGCGACGGCAATGTGGCGGCGGTGCGCCGGGCGCCGAAGGACAAATACCAGCTCAGCATCGGCGAGATTGGCGGCGAGCAGGCCAAGGCGATGACCGCCGAAACGATCTCGCGCCCTTCGTTCGAGCTGAGCGGCCAGGCGGCGTGGGTCGTTGTGGACGGCGAGAAGGTGGTCCGCGTCGTGCGGTCGTCGACCACCGGCGAGGCTGCCGAGACCCGCGTGGATACCTCCGCGCTGGACGAGGCCGGCATCGACGGCGACATTTCGGTGCTGCGGCTTTCCCCAACCAGCTCCCGCGTGGCGATGCTTGTCGATGGCAACATCTACATCGGCGTCGTCGAGCGCCGCAGCTCCGGAGAGCTGCGGATTGTCAATGTGCGCGAGGTCGCCCCGGAGATCGGTGGGGCCGCGCTCACGCTCGACTGGCAGGCAGACGGGTCGCTGGCGATCGGCACGAATACCTCCGAGACGCCGGTGTGGCGCGTGGAGGAGGACGGGTCATCGGCAAGCGCACTGGCCAGCGGCAACATCACCGCCCCGGTGGTCACGCTCGCGGCCTCGGCCTCGGCCCTTTACGTCACCGACCAACACGCGATGCTGCAGCTGCACAAAGACGCCGACTCCAGCTTCTGGCGTGAGGTCCCCGGCATGCAGGGCGTGCGCTCAGCGCCCATCGTGGCGCACTAGGCAGACACGCAATGCGGACGGGGGATGTGCTGCGCGGCATCGGGGAGCTTATCTTGCCGCGGCAGTGCTGCGGTTGCGAGCGGCCCGGAGACGTCCTGTGCGCTCGCTGCCGCGAGGAGCTGCGCCGCCCGCCGCACCCGGTGACGCGGCCGAACGATATTGGCGTGCCCGTCTTCGCTCTGGGGCCGTACTCGCAGATGCGGCGCAACCTGATCATCGGGATGAAGGAGAAAAACAACCAGCCGGTCCGCCCGCTTGTCGGCGCGGTGGTGGCGGCGGGGATAGCGCACCTGCAGGCCCGCGGTGAACTTCCAGGCGCGGTGGACCTGGTGCCCGCGCCGACACGGTCACGCTCGGCCCGCCAGCGCGGCGGGGATCCGGTCGCCCACATGTGCCAGGCTGCCGCGCAGCAGCTCGGTGGTCACACACAGGTGCGCTCGGTGCTGCGCATCCGCGGCAGGGTGGCGGATCAGACGTCGCTGAGCGCCGCGGATCGGTGGGCGAATATGGTGCACGCCATCGAGCTGGTGCCGCAGGCGGGCATATCCGGCCGCGCGCCGCGGCCCGTGGTTGTGGTCGACGACGTCATCACCACCGGCGCCACTCTCGCGGCAAGCGCGCGGCGCCTGCGCGGAGCTGGGATTTCCGTGGCAGGCGCGCTGGTTCTCGCAGACGCTTAACAGCACACCCAATGCCTAACAGCGCACTCTACGTTGCTAGAATGTGAAGTGTCACAGCAGTTCTTCGTTGTGAACGACAACATAATAAAGAACCGTCCAGTCATGGGAAAGGAAGGCACGTCATGACCGAGCCAACGGGCGATCTCAACGCACAGGTCACCATCACGGGACGCAATGTGGAGGTGCCGGAGCACTTCCAAGAGCGCGTGGCCGGCAAGCTGTCCAAGATCGAGCGCCTCGATCCCACCTTGACGTTCTTCCACGTCGAGCTCCAGCACGAGCCGAACCCGCGCCGGGATTCCGAGTCGGACCGCATCCAGATCACCGCGACCGGCAAGGGCCACCTCGCGCGCGCCGAGGCAAAGGAAGACTCCTTCTATGCCGCGCTGGAAACGGCGATCGGGAAGATGGAGCGCTCCCTGCGCAAGGTCAAGGTGCGCCGCGAGCACGTGAAGTCCGGTCACCGCGCCGCCAAGGGCACCGGCGAGATGGCGGCCGAGATGGTCGCGGAAGCGCAGAAGTCCCGCGCCGAGGACCAGACTGCGGCGGCAGAGCAGAAGGAAGACCGCTACGTCGACCCCTACGCGGATTCCATCGAGGACGTCCGCCCCGGCCAGGTCGTGCGCCGCAAGGAGCACCCGGCCACCCCGATGAGCGTGGACGACGCGCTGTCCGAGATGGAATTGGTCGGCCACGACTTCTACCTCTTCATTGATGAAGAGACCCAGCGGCCGTCGGTGGTCTACCGCCGCCACGCCTACGACTACGGTCTCATCTCTCTGACCGAGGATGCGCAGTAAAGCTGACCGCTAGCGACAGGGCAGGCGCCTGCACATCGCGCAGCACCCGAGGCCCCAGCCACCCGCTATGCACACCCAGCACTGGGTGTGTGTTGAGCGTGGTTGCTGGGGCCTTGTCGTTACTTGTTATCGGAACGCCTGGGCCGTACGCGCAGTGGGCGAGCGGCGCGTGCGTACAATAGCGGGGAGTTAACTTACAGTCGCGACGAGACAAGAAGGATTTCCTTAGGTGTTTGGACTGTCCAAGCTTTTGCGCGCCGGTGAGGGGCGCATGGTCAAGCGCCTCGACAAGATGGCGCAAAACGTAATTGATCTGGATGACGAATACTCCGCCCTCTCCGACGCAGAGCTGAAGGCGAAGACTGACGAATTCAAGGAACGCTTGGCCGCCGGCGAAACGCTCAACGACATCCTCATTGAGGCTTTCGCCACCGTGCGCGAAGCGGCGTGGCGCGTGCTCAACCAGAAGCACTTCAAGGTGCAAATCATGGGCGGTGCGGCCCTGCACTTCGGCAACGTCGCCGAGATGAAGACTGGTGAAGGTAAGACGCTGACCTCGCTTCTGCCTGCCTACCTCAACGCGCTGGAGGGCAAGGGCGTCCACATCGTGACGGTCAACGATTACCTGGCCAAGCGTGACGCGGAGATGATGGGCCGTGTCCACCGCTGGCTGGGGCTTTCCGTGGGCGTCATCCTGTCCGAGATGCGCCCGCCGGAGCGCAAGAAGGCCTACGACGCCGATATCACTTACGGCACCAACAACGAGCTCGGCTTCGACTACCTGCGCGACAACATGGTCCGCAGCCTGAACGACGTGGTCCAGCGCGGCCACAACTTCTGCATCGTCGACGAGGTCGACTCCATTCTTATCGATGAAGCACGTACCCCGCTCATCATCTCCGGTCCGGTGAACGGCACCGGCAAGTTCTACGGCGTCTTCGCCCAGCTCGCGCCGCGCATGCGCGAGGGCATCCACTACGAGGTGGACCACAAGAAGCGCACGGTCGGCGTGCTCGAGGACGGCGTCGCGTTCGTGGAGGACCAGCTGGGCATCGATAACCTGTACGCCCCGGAGCACTCGCAGCTGGTGTCCTACCTCAACAACGCGCTGAAGGCCAAGGAGCTGTTCACCCGCGACAAGGACTACATTGTCCGCGGCGGCGAGGTCCTCATCGTCGATAGCTTCACCGGCCGCATCCTGGCCGGCCGTCGCTACAACGAAGGCATGCACCAGGCGATCGAGGCGAAAGAAAACGTCGAGATCAAAAACGAGAACCAGACCCTGGCGACCATCACGCTGCAGAACTACTTCCGCCTCTACGACAAAATCTCCGGCATGACCGGTACCGCCGAGACGGAGGCGGCCGAGCTGAACTCCACCTACGGTCTGGACGTCGTGCAGATCCCGACGAACAAGCCGATGATCCGCAAGGACGAGCCGGACCGCATTTACAAGACCCAGGAGGCCAAATTCGCGGCGGTGGTCGATGACATCGCCGAGCACGCTGAGGCCGGCCAGCCGGTGCTCGTGGGCACGACCTCCGTCGAGCGGTCGGAGTACCTGTCGCAGCTGCTGCAGAAACGCGGCATCGAGCACTCGGTGCTCAACGCGAAGTACCACGAGGAAGAGGGCCGCATCATCGCGCGCGCCGGGCGCCCCGGCACCGTCACCGTGGCGACGAACATGGCCGGCCGTGGTACCGACATCGTGCTCGGCGGCAACGCCGAGGTCATCCTCGATGAGAAGCTGCGCAACCGCGGCCTCGACCCCTTCGAGGACGAGGAGGCTTACCAGGAGGCGTGGGACGCCGAGATCGATGAGGAGCGCGAGCGCTCTAAGCGCCTCGGTGACGAGGTCCGCGAGGCCGGCGGCCTGTACGTCCTGGGCACTGAGCGCCACGAGTCGCGCCGCATCGACAATCAGCTCCGCGGCCGCTCCGGCCGTCAGGGCGATCCGGGCAAGACGCGGTTCTACCTGTCCATGCGCGACGAGCTGATGGTGCGTTTCGTCGGCCAAGCGATGGAGAACATGATGAACCGCCTCAACGTGCCGGACGATGTGCCGATCGACTCGAAGATGGTGTCCAACCGCATCAAGGGCGCGCAGGCCCAGGTGGAAAACCAGAACTTCGAGATGCGCAAGAACGTGCTCAAGTACGACGAGGTGCTCAACGAGCAGCGCAAGGTCGTCTACGGCGAGCGCAACGCCATCTTGAACGCCGACGACATCCAGGGCAACATCCGCTCGATGATCGACGACACCATTTCCGGCTACGTCGCGGGCGCCACCGCCAACGGCTACGTCGAGGACTGGGACCTGGATCAGCTGTGGAACGCGCTCGACTCCCTGTACGGCCCGACCATGCGCCCGGAGGATTTGGTCGACGGCTCCGAGTACGGCGAGCCGGGTGAGCTATCCGCAGAGCAGCTTCGCGATGCGCTGGTGACCGATGCCGAGCACCAGTACGACGAGCTGGAGGACAAGATCTCCGAGATCGGCGGCGAGAAGCAGATGCGCAACACCGAGCGCATGGTCATCCTGCCGATCATTGACCAGAAGTGGCGCGAGCACCTCTACGAGATGGACTACCTCAAGGAGGGCATCGGCCTGCGTGCGATGGCGCAGCGTGACCCGCTGGTGGAGTACCAGCGCGAGGGCGGCGACATGTTTCACGCCATGAACGACGGCATCAAGGAAGAGACCGTCCGCCAGCTGTTCCTGCTGCGCAAGCAGTTCGACAAGGAAGAAGCGAAGTAAGCGCGAAGAGGCGTCGCCGGCTCTGGCGGTTAAATGAGCCGGAACGACGTTAAGTGGTCCCCGTCGGCCGTGCCGGTAAAGGCATGGTGGCGGGGACCTACCTGTGCGGTGCCGAAGAATTCGCCATCGGCACGCACGTGCAGCCGCAGCATGCGCGCGCCGTGGCCGCCCTGCCCGCTGCGGCGCCGCCAGGCACGCAGGTGCCGGAGCACGGCCGTATCGAAGCGCTCCTCGTCGAGGTGGGAAACCGGCCGTAGGCCGCCGACCACGTCGATGGCCAGGCGCGCTAGGGCGGTGACCTCGGCACGAATGCTGGATTCCGCCGGCAGGTCGGCGGCACTGAGTTCCGCGTGTGGGGTCGCCTCGTGTGGTCGCGCCTGGTGCGGCGGCACGGCACGCGTCTGGGGCCGGTAGGCGTGCAAATGGACGAAGCCGGGAATAGGCGTATACATAGGGCAGCTCCTTCGGCGCTCATCTTCCCACGCCGCGCCCCGTTCCGCACGGCCTAGGACGCCCCGGATGGCATGGGGAGGCCCGAACGGGTAATAAGCGAGTTAGTTATACTTTCTCCACAGTAAGTGCCCACCCCGTGTCGTTGTGAGGGAAGGAATTATGCGCGGTCTCATCGTGGATTACGTCGGAGTCCTGGACGGTCCGGAAGAAGAAGTAAAGCGCTGGCGGACGCTGCTCAAGGAGATCAAGGCTGCCGACGTGTCCATCGCCATCCTCTCCAACGACGAGGGCGGTCCGGGCGCGGAGCCCATCCGCGAGTGGGAGTTCCGCGGCGACGTCGACGCGGTGATCCTCTCCGGTGACATCGGGGCTGAGAAGCCGGAAAAGGCTGCCTTCGAGGCGGCGGCGGACGCGCTCGACCTGCCGCTGTCCGACTGCGTGTTCGTTGACGATTCCGTGCTCAACATCCGCGCGGCGGTCGACTTCGGCCTGCTCGGCCTCTTGTACACGGTCTTCGACCGCACCAGCGTGGAGGTCCAGGCCGTCTTCGACATCGAGGGGGAATTCTAAGTGCCCACGAAGACGCGGGTGTACGTCCCCGCCACCTTCGAGATGCTCGACCAGCTGAGCAAACAGGGCGCGGTCCACGCGCGCAACGGCTGGGCCTTCAGCGTGACCCCGGCGCTCGAGGAGTACTTCACCTCGGGTGATGAAGAGGAGATCGCCTACTCGGCGTTCCAGGAGGCCGCGCTGGCGTCCATCCGCCTGCTGGCGATTGGCGATGAAACCTTCCCACACCGCCGCGTCGTCATCTCGGCGGACGTGAACTCCTCCGCCGTCCACCCAGACCCGGAGATGGGCGAGGCCGTGGTCAAGCTCGATCCGGCCGAGATCACGCCGGACATGCTCGCGGCGATCCACGTCGACATCGAAGAATCCGAGGCGGCTACCCAGAAGGCCATTGAGGCCATCGACGCCGCCGATCTCGCCGACGAGGACGCCGAGCTCATCGTGGGCGACGCGCTCGACAACTTCATGGCGTTCTACCACCCGGATGAGCTGCCGTTTATCGTCGAGCTGCTCTAGCTTTTAGTTCTCCCACTCGACGTTCGTGCGCAGCGCGACCAGCAGCTTGCGCACGGCATCGCGGCGCCGCGCGGTCGCGGTCCCCGGCGGGATGAGCTCCGGATCGTCCAACCCGCACTCCGGGTCGGCCGGCGGTCCGATGTGGGTGCAGCCGCGGGGGCAGGCATCGGTAACCGCGGCCAGGTCGGAAAAGACCCCGATGACGGTGTCGGCATCGACATGCGCGAGCCCAAACGAACGGATGCCGGGGGTATCCACGATCCACCCGCCGTGCCCGTCCCCGTCTCCGTCCCCGTTCCCGGCGTTGGCCGGCAGGCTCAGCGCCACCGACTGAGTCGAGGTGTGGCGGCCTTTGCCCACCGCGGAGACCTCGCCCGTTTCCCGGGCGGCCGTGGGGACGAGCCGGTTGACCAGGGTGGATTTGCCCACGCCGGAGTGGCCCACCAGGGCGGTCACGTGGCCGGCAATGACGTCCTTGACCTCGGTGAGGTCGTCATCGACACCCGCGTGCACCACGGTGATATCAAGATCGGCGAACTCGCGGGCGAACGGTTCCGGATCCGCAAGGTCCGTCTTGGTCAGGCACAACACGGGGTGGACGTTGCCCACGAACGCGGCGACGAGCGCGCGTTCCACAAACCCTGCGCGTGGCGGGGGATCCGCCACCGCGGTGACGATGAGCAGCCGGTCCGCGTTGGCCACGACGATGCGCTCGTAGGGGTCGGTGTCGTCCGCGGTGCGGCGCAGCACTGACTGGCGCTCCGCGAGCTTGACGATGCGCGCCAGCGTGTCCTTTTTCCCCGACGTATCGCCGACAACGCCAACGCGGTCGCCGACCTCGATGGAGGTGCGCCCCAGCTGGCGGGCGCGGATGCACGTGACCTCGGGTCCGTTATCGAGGGCCACGCCCCAGCGGCCGCGGTCTTTGGTGATGACCATTCCGTACTCCGCGTTCTTGTACGCGGGGCGGTCCTTGGTGCGCGGGCGGGAGGTTTTCTTCGGGCGGACGCGCACGTCCGATTCGTCGTAGGAAGAGAGGTTGCGTTTAGCCATTGCGCTCCTGCATGCCCTCGTCGAGCATGGTCTGCCACATCCGGTCGAATCCCGGGATGGTCTTGGATACTGCCGCGACGTCGTCGACGACCACGTCTTCTACCCGCAGGCCCAGAATGGCGCCGGCGGTGACCATGCGGTGGTCGCCGTAGACCTGCCACGTGCCGCCGTGCAGGCGGGCGGGGTTGATAGTGAGCCCGTCGGCTTCTTCGGTGACGTCGCCGCCAAGCGAGTTCAAGTTCGTGGCCAGGGCGTTGAGGCGGTCTGTCTCGTGGCCGCGCAGGTGCGCCACGCCGCGGATGCGGGTGGGCGAATCTGCCAAGGCCGCCAGCGCTGCGACAGTGGGGACGAGCTCGCCGATGTCGGACATGTCGATGTCGATGCCGTGCAGCTGCCCGTCTGCGGCGCCGAGGGCGGTGCAAAACGTCGGCTCCTGGTTAATGGTCGCGCCCATATCCATGAGGATGTGGCGGAACCGGTCGCCGGGCTGGCGGGTGGAGGCCGGGTAATCCTTGATGGTTACCCGCCCGCCGGTGACCGCCGCCGCGGCGAGGAAGGGCGCGGCGTTGGTGAGGTCCGGCTCGATGTTCCACGTCCCGCCCTTGATCGGGCCGGGGTGCACGGTCCACGAGGTGTCGTCGGAATCGATGGTGACACCGGCCGCGCGCAGCATGCCCACGGTCATCTCCACGTGCGGCAGCGACGGCAGCGCGCCGCCCTCGTGGCGGAGGGTGAGCCCGTTAGTAAAGCGCGCGCCGGACAGCAACAGCCCGGAGACGAACTGCGAGGACTGCGACGCATCAATAGTGATCTCCCTGCCGGCCGGAACGCCCGGGGAGCTCAGCGTGGCGGGCAGGCCGTCGCCCTCCACTTCCACACCCAGCTCGCGCAGTGCGTCCAGCATCACTTTCAGCGGTCGTTGCCGGGCCTGGTCGTCGCCGTCGATGGTGACGGGGCCATCGGCAAGCGCGGCTACCGGCGGGATGAAACGCATGACCGTACCGGCGAGGCCACAGTCGATCTCCGCGCCGTGGAGGGGTGCGGGGGTGACGTGCACCTCGGCGCCGTGCGTGTCGATGCCCACGCCCATCGCCTTGAGCGCCGCCGCCATCAGGTCGGTGTCCCGCGAGGCCAGCGGCCGGCGCAGGACGGACGGGGAATCAGCGAGCGCGGTGATGATGAACGCGCGGTTGGTGATCGACTTCGAGCCGGGCAGGTGCTGCGCCCAGGTAATCGGGCTGGTGGCACGAGGAGCGGACCAGGATTCAGACATACCGCCCATAATAGAGACCATGTGTGGACGATTCGTGCTCTTCGCAACCGACGATCTGCTGGACCACATGGGAGCCCTCCCCGGGGTGGAAGAGGCCCATGCCCCGCGCAATCTCCCGCCGGCGCGCTACAACATCGCCCCGACGCAAGTCATCCCGATCGTGCGGCTCAAAGAGGGGCTCGCACAGCTCGACCCTGCCCGGTGGGGGCTCTTGCCGCACTGGAAGAAGGACCTCGACGGCCCGCCCTTGTTCAACGCCCGCGCCGAGACCGTGGCGAAGAAGCCGTCCTTCCGCGACGCGTTCAAGGCGGCGCATAACTCGGGCCGCTGCCTTATCCCCATGGACGGCTACTACGAGTGGAAGCCCGAAGACGGCGGCAAGCAGCCGTACTTTGTCACCCTGGGGGAGGGGAAAACGATGTGGGCAGCCGGCCTGTGGGCGACGGGCATGGACCAGTTGTCTGCCACCATCGTCACCACCGCTGCCGCCGAGCCCATGGACTGGCTGCACGATAGGCTGCCGCGGTTTCTCGCACCGGAAGAGATGCGGCAGTGGACCGATGGCTCGCCGGAGGAGGCCGCGGAGCTGCTGCACCCGGCACCTGCGGAACTGCGCGAATCGTTCCACCTGTATGCCGTGGACAAGGCGGTGGGCAACACCCGCAATGACTACCGCGAACTGTTGGGGGATCTGACCGATCGGGGCAACGCGCCCCGCAACCTACAATGAGGGGAACGCCGATGGGACCAAAGGAGCACATTCATGGCTAGAAGTTCTGGGAACGCGGCCGGCGAGGCTGACACTAGCGAGGCTGACACGGTGGACGACCCCGCCCGTGCCTTCGAGGCCCAGGCGCTTCCTTTGCTCGACCAGCTCTACGGCGGCGCGCTGCGCATGACCCGCAACCCGCAGGACGCTGAGGACCTGGTGCAGGAGACCTACCTCAAGGCCTACAAGAACTTCCACTCCTTCAAACAGGGCACCAATTTGAAGGCCTGGCTGTACCGGATCATGACGAATACGTACATCAATTCGTACCGCAAGCAGAAGCGCCGCCCGCAGGAATCCTCCGCCGAGGATCTGACGGACTCGCAGCTGTATACCACCTCCGCGCACGACTCGACTGGCCTGGAGTCGGCGGAGGTTGAGGCGCTGAAGGCGATGCCGGACACGAAGATCACCCAGGCGATGGCGGAGCTGCCGGAGGACTACCGAATGGTGGTTTACTACGCCGACGTGGAGCAGCTGGCCTATAAGGAAATCGCGGAAATCATGGACACTCCGCTGGGGACTGTCATGAGCCGGCTGCATAGGGGAAGAAAATTGCTCCGGAAGGCGTTGAAGGATGTGGCTCGCGATCGCGGAATCGGTTTAGACCACCCGGATATGGAGGACTAGAACATGAGCTACGAAGAGGACAACGAGTGCACCGGGTGTAGCTCGCGCGAAGTAGAAGCGCTTTTACGTGAGCTTCTAGATACGCCCCAGTCAGCGCAGCGACAGCGCGAGATCCGCGTCCGCCTCGCCGCCTGCTCGCATTGCCTGGACCGCCTCCGGGTGGAAGAGATTGTGCGCTCCATGATGCGGGAGTGCTGCCACTCCGTCGAAGCTCCCGAGCGGCTGCGCCGCAAGATCACCGTGCAGATCCGCAGCACCGAGACCAGCACGAGCACCTCGTACACCGAGTACCGCTGGTCCTAACTTCCAGACACGCCCCGCGCGTCCCACCAGCGCGAGTTCCACTAGCGCGAGTTTTAGGGATTTTTCCCGCCGATTTTCGAGTTTTCCGGACGAAAATGGCTCGTTTCGCGCGCTCTGCCCACGGGGACTTGCGCAGGGAGAGACGGGTGGCGGTCCAGGGCCACCTCACATGTGGTTAGGGTCATATAGAAACATCTGATGTGTCGGGTGTTACAGTTTGAGAAACCTAAACATCGTTCGAGGAGCTCAAGCTGTCATGACGTCCCCTGTTGGGCTGACCGTTGTCGGCCTTTGCACAATCCTTCTCACGGTCGGCATCCTGATCCGCGGGAAGGTCAACCCGATTGTTCCTATGACCCTCGTGCCCATTGCGGCGGCCTTACTTACGGGGCACGGCTTCGGCGACGTCGGGGACTTTTTCGGGGAGGGGCTAGAGTCCGTGATGAACGTCGTGGTGATGTTCATCTTCGCGATCATCTTTTTCGGCATTCTCCAGGACGTGGGGCTGTTTACCCCGATCATCACCTGGCTGATGCGGCTCACAAAGGGAAACGTAGTGGCCGTGACGACGGGCACCGCGGCCATTGGCGTGGTGGCGCACCTAGACGGATCTGGGTCGACCACTTTCTTGCTCACAATTCCGGCCCTTCTGCCGTTGTATAAGGAGATCGGAATCTCGCGGTACGTGCTCATCACCATCGTGGCGCTGGCTGCCTCCGTTATGAACATGGTCCCGTGGGGCGGACCGTTGGGGCGCGCTGGGGCTGTGGTGGCAGAGGATCCGAACCAGATCTGGGTGAAGTTGCTTCCCATTCAGGCGGCCGCAGTCATCCTCGTGCTTATTGCTGCTGCGCTGCTGGGCATGCGAGAGCAGCGGAAATTACGTGCCCGAGTCGCCGTAAATGCAGGGGGAGCGGGCGTGCGTGACGATGCCGCCGCTAACCCCGAGGCCGGCTCAGGCGTCGACGTTGATCGGCTCGCCACGGAGTTCGCCGCCCGTCAGAAAGAGGAGCGCGACAAGGCGGCATACACCTACCGCCGCGGGCGTGGCGTTGTTTGAACGCGATTCTCGTGCTCGTAGTCCTTGCCACTTTGTTGTCTGGGCTTTTGCCACCGGCTCCGACGTTCCTCATCGCTACCACGCTGGCGCTGCTTATCAACTTCCCAGATGCATTCTCGCAGGCGGAGTCGCTGCGCCGCCATGCACCGAACGCGCTATCCATGGCGGGCGTGATTTTGGCCGCGGCCATGTTCCTCGGCGTTCTCAATGGCACGGGGATGTTGGAGGCAATCGCCCTGCAACTGGTGAATGTCTTGCCTGACGCGCTTGGGCCTTACCTGCACATCATCATCGGCTTCTTTGGTGTCCCGTTGGACCTGCTCACGTCCACCGATGCGTACTACTTCTCCGTGCTGCCCATCGTGCAGCAGACGGCGGGGGCGTTCGGCGTTTCCGGTATGGGCGCGGCGTGCGCTCTCATTATCGGCAACGTGGTGGGGACTTTTGTCTCGCCGTTTTCGCCGGCACTGTGGCTCGCGCTTGGGCTGGCTGAAGGGGCCAATATGGGCACCTATTTGAAGAAGGCCGTGCCCATCGCGTGGTTCTTCTCCATCGTGCTCGTGGCTGCAGCGTGGGTGGTCGGGACCTTGGCCTAAAACGTGCCTAAAACGTAATGGAGGCCCCGACCGAAAATTCGGTCGGGGCCTCCACTGCTGCTTGTTAGGCGTTCGGACGCTTACGGTGGTTAGCCTTGTTCTTGCGGCGGTCCTTACGCTTGCGAGCACGCTTACTACTCATAGTGGTACTCCTTTGTTGCGAGGTTAATAGCTCATTCAACTGTAGCGGTAGGTCCGCCGCAGCACGAAATTGGTCTTAGGCGGAGACGCGGGCGCG is a genomic window of Corynebacterium massiliense DSM 45435 containing:
- a CDS encoding sigma-70 family RNA polymerase sigma factor; its protein translation is MARSSGNAAGEADTSEADTVDDPARAFEAQALPLLDQLYGGALRMTRNPQDAEDLVQETYLKAYKNFHSFKQGTNLKAWLYRIMTNTYINSYRKQKRRPQESSAEDLTDSQLYTTSAHDSTGLESAEVEALKAMPDTKITQAMAELPEDYRMVVYYADVEQLAYKEIAEIMDTPLGTVMSRLHRGRKLLRKALKDVARDRGIGLDHPDMED
- a CDS encoding SOS response-associated peptidase; its protein translation is MCGRFVLFATDDLLDHMGALPGVEEAHAPRNLPPARYNIAPTQVIPIVRLKEGLAQLDPARWGLLPHWKKDLDGPPLFNARAETVAKKPSFRDAFKAAHNSGRCLIPMDGYYEWKPEDGGKQPYFVTLGEGKTMWAAGLWATGMDQLSATIVTTAAAEPMDWLHDRLPRFLAPEEMRQWTDGSPEEAAELLHPAPAELRESFHLYAVDKAVGNTRNDYRELLGDLTDRGNAPRNLQ
- the aroA gene encoding 3-phosphoshikimate 1-carboxyvinyltransferase, encoding MVSIMGGMSESWSAPRATSPITWAQHLPGSKSITNRAFIITALADSPSVLRRPLASRDTDLMAAALKAMGVGIDTHGAEVHVTPAPLHGAEIDCGLAGTVMRFIPPVAALADGPVTIDGDDQARQRPLKVMLDALRELGVEVEGDGLPATLSSPGVPAGREITIDASQSSQFVSGLLLSGARFTNGLTLRHEGGALPSLPHVEMTVGMLRAAGVTIDSDDTSWTVHPGPIKGGTWNIEPDLTNAAPFLAAAAVTGGRVTIKDYPASTRQPGDRFRHILMDMGATINQEPTFCTALGAADGQLHGIDIDMSDIGELVPTVAALAALADSPTRIRGVAHLRGHETDRLNALATNLNSLGGDVTEEADGLTINPARLHGGTWQVYGDHRMVTAGAILGLRVEDVVVDDVAAVSKTIPGFDRMWQTMLDEGMQERNG
- a CDS encoding SLC13 family permease; amino-acid sequence: MTSPVGLTVVGLCTILLTVGILIRGKVNPIVPMTLVPIAAALLTGHGFGDVGDFFGEGLESVMNVVVMFIFAIIFFGILQDVGLFTPIITWLMRLTKGNVVAVTTGTAAIGVVAHLDGSGSTTFLLTIPALLPLYKEIGISRYVLITIVALAASVMNMVPWGGPLGRAGAVVAEDPNQIWVKLLPIQAAAVILVLIAAALLGMREQRKLRARVAVNAGGAGVRDDAAANPEAGSGVDVDRLATEFAARQKEERDKAAYTYRRGRGVV
- a CDS encoding 50S ribosomal protein bL37 gives rise to the protein MSSKRARKRKDRRKNKANHRKRPNA
- a CDS encoding anti-sigma factor, encoding MSYEEDNECTGCSSREVEALLRELLDTPQSAQRQREIRVRLAACSHCLDRLRVEEIVRSMMRECCHSVEAPERLRRKITVQIRSTETSTSTSYTEYRWS